One Epinephelus moara isolate mb chromosome 20, YSFRI_EMoa_1.0, whole genome shotgun sequence genomic window carries:
- the LOC126408630 gene encoding uncharacterized protein LOC126408630 isoform X1: MRALWISFLLIGSIACVPTGKKFSANNADPSSMMRLPFSYGYGYSGMGVSSDSGSSFPQPSLSNPSSDKAAELPPAPQDAISSAGAGSYSGSPVYYSGANMAAGNAFYGGYASSGDERYGYDNSAPSGGYGGSASAFVGDSWSSGSANSYDGGDKNAEPVFSDVSDLEPVYSFNSRSSYQRGRAVFAQTRYSPEEPVPQIMPVSRRISKTSKPRSPAKAPTKGGF, from the exons ATGAG GGCGTTGTGGATTTCATTTCTGCTGATTGGGAGCATTGCCTGTGTTCCTACAGGGAAAA aATTTAGTGCAAACAATGCTGACCCAAGCTCCATGATGCGGCTGCCATTTTCTTATGGGTATGGGTACAGTGGAATGGGGGTGAGTTCGGACTCAGGCAGCAGCTTCCCTCAACCAAGTCTATCCAACCCAAGCTCTGACAAAGCTGCTGAACTTCCTCCTGCTCCACAAGATGCCATTTCCAGTGCTGGGGCTGGCAGTTACAGTGGCTCTCCAGTATACTACAGCGGTGCCAACATGGCTGCCGGTAATGCATTTTATGGTGGTTATGCTAGTTCTGGGGATGAACGGTATGGCTATGACAACAGTGCTCCAAGTGGTGGCTATGGCGGTTCAGCCAGTGCTTTTGTGGGGGACAGCTGGAGCTCTGGATCTGCTAACAGCTATGATGGTGGTGACAAAAACGCTGAGCCAGTCTTCAGTGACGTGTCTGATCTGGAGCCAGTCTACTCCTTCAATTCACGTTCAAGCTACCAGAGAGGAAGAGCAGTGTTTGCTCAAACCCGCTACAGCCCAGAAGAGCCTGTTCCCCAAATCATGCCAGTATCTAGACGCATCAGCAAAACCTCTAAGCCACGTAGTCCTGCTAAAGCTCCAACCAAGGGTGGCTTCTAA
- the LOC126408630 gene encoding uncharacterized protein LOC126408630 isoform X3 has protein sequence MRALWISFLLIGSIACVPTGKKFSANNADPSSMMRLPFSYGYGYSGMGVSSDSGSSFPQPSLSNPSSDKAAELPPAPQDAISSAGAGSYSGSPVYYSGANMAAGNAFYGGYASSGDERYGYDNSAPSGGYGGSASAFVGDSWSSGSANSYDGGDKNAEPVFSDVSDLEPVYSFNSRSSYQRGRAVFAQTRYSPEEPVPQIMPVSRRISKTSKPRSPAKAPTKGGF, from the exons GGCGTTGTGGATTTCATTTCTGCTGATTGGGAGCATTGCCTGTGTTCCTACAGGGAAAA aATTTAGTGCAAACAATGCTGACCCAAGCTCCATGATGCGGCTGCCATTTTCTTATGGGTATGGGTACAGTGGAATGGGGGTGAGTTCGGACTCAGGCAGCAGCTTCCCTCAACCAAGTCTATCCAACCCAAGCTCTGACAAAGCTGCTGAACTTCCTCCTGCTCCACAAGATGCCATTTCCAGTGCTGGGGCTGGCAGTTACAGTGGCTCTCCAGTATACTACAGCGGTGCCAACATGGCTGCCGGTAATGCATTTTATGGTGGTTATGCTAGTTCTGGGGATGAACGGTATGGCTATGACAACAGTGCTCCAAGTGGTGGCTATGGCGGTTCAGCCAGTGCTTTTGTGGGGGACAGCTGGAGCTCTGGATCTGCTAACAGCTATGATGGTGGTGACAAAAACGCTGAGCCAGTCTTCAGTGACGTGTCTGATCTGGAGCCAGTCTACTCCTTCAATTCACGTTCAAGCTACCAGAGAGGAAGAGCAGTGTTTGCTCAAACCCGCTACAGCCCAGAAGAGCCTGTTCCCCAAATCATGCCAGTATCTAGACGCATCAGCAAAACCTCTAAGCCACGTAGTCCTGCTAAAGCTCCAACCAAGGGTGGCTTCTAA
- the LOC126408630 gene encoding uncharacterized protein LOC126408630 isoform X2: MRALWISFLLIGSIACVPTGKKFSANNADPSSMMRLPFSYGYGYSGMGVSSDSGSSFPQPSLSNPSSDKAAELPPAPQDAISSAGAGSYSGSPVYYSGANMAAGNAFYGGYASSGDERYGYDNSAPSGGYGGSASAFVGDSWSSGSANSYDGGDKNAEPVFSDVSDLEPVYSFNSRSSYQRGRAVFAQTRYSPEEPVPQIMPVSRRISKTSKPRSPAKAPTKGGF; this comes from the coding sequence aATTTAGTGCAAACAATGCTGACCCAAGCTCCATGATGCGGCTGCCATTTTCTTATGGGTATGGGTACAGTGGAATGGGGGTGAGTTCGGACTCAGGCAGCAGCTTCCCTCAACCAAGTCTATCCAACCCAAGCTCTGACAAAGCTGCTGAACTTCCTCCTGCTCCACAAGATGCCATTTCCAGTGCTGGGGCTGGCAGTTACAGTGGCTCTCCAGTATACTACAGCGGTGCCAACATGGCTGCCGGTAATGCATTTTATGGTGGTTATGCTAGTTCTGGGGATGAACGGTATGGCTATGACAACAGTGCTCCAAGTGGTGGCTATGGCGGTTCAGCCAGTGCTTTTGTGGGGGACAGCTGGAGCTCTGGATCTGCTAACAGCTATGATGGTGGTGACAAAAACGCTGAGCCAGTCTTCAGTGACGTGTCTGATCTGGAGCCAGTCTACTCCTTCAATTCACGTTCAAGCTACCAGAGAGGAAGAGCAGTGTTTGCTCAAACCCGCTACAGCCCAGAAGAGCCTGTTCCCCAAATCATGCCAGTATCTAGACGCATCAGCAAAACCTCTAAGCCACGTAGTCCTGCTAAAGCTCCAACCAAGGGTGGCTTCTAA